The sequence GCTGTCGGCGAGCGTCATGCTGAAGCTGCCATCCTGCCATACGGCGCAGTTAACAAACCACATGGTTACGATGAAACCCACGGTGCCCAGCACGCGGATAGGTGGAAAGTCCTTAACGGTATCAAGGCCGTTGTTCTTCAGAATGGTGAACGCGGCTGTGTTAGACAGCGCGATGGTGGGCATGAAGAATGCCACACTGAGGGTGTAAAGGGTGATGAACAGCGACTTATCGGCCAACTCGTTGCCGAAGCCTGCCTGGAGGCCTAACCACCAGCAGCCCAGCATAAAGCCGCCTGCTGCCAAGTGGCACAAGCCCAGCAAGCGCTGTGGCTGAATATACTTATCGGCTACAATACCCATCAATGTGGGCATAAAGATACTTACAATACCCTGAATAGCATAGAACCAGGAAATCTTGTCGCCCAGTCCGGCCACTCCGAGGTAATTTCCCATACATGTAAGATAAGCTCCCCAAACTGCGAACTCCAGGAAGTTCATCAATGACAAACGGAATTTCAGATTCATAATTATTACTTAGATACTTGGTTTTACTTTTTGGTTTCTTTCTTGTGCATCTTCTGGATATCGCCAATGGTTAACGGGCGTCCGGCTACATGGCGGCCTGGGCGGCGTAGCGAATCGTACTGAGCCGTATCGGGCTGCAGTTCATGGATGCTGTCGGGCTGTTGTGGCACAACGGGCTGATTGGTAAGCTTGTTATGGAAGCGGAACAGCTGGATGTTGTTGACAAACAGCAGACAAAGATTGCTGGTGGGGTCGGTAGATGGGCGCATGCCACACATCACAAAGCCCTTGATCTCTTTGACACGCTCCTTGCAATAAGGTATGCGCAGGTTTGTGATGCCCGACGACGAAACGGTAGAATACTGCTTAACAGTACTATCGTTGGCATAGGTAACGGCCATATACACCGAGGCCTGACGATTGCCTTGCTGCATAAGCCATGTGGTGTTCATACTCAGCATAAAGCTGTCGCCTGCACGATAGGCAGTGTCGGCTTTCTGAGCAAACTGATAAAGATGATACGGACGATCGTTGAACAGCAGGAGTGCACGGTTGCCTTTCCATACATCGGCCGTATCGCCACTGAGCGAGGCAGCTGCAATCTGCACATCGCCAACAGCGGCACCGTATTTCTCGGCCTCGGTATTCAGGCGTTCCTGTACATGCTTGTAAATCTCTTGGAATCGGTCGGCACGGGTATAATAATATACCAACGACGAATCGAATTCGGCTTGTGTGAGTCCGTGCTTCTTGAGCACTAACTCGAAAGTCAAACGGCGGTTGTAATCCTGATTACCCTCCTGCTGCGCGGCAATGCCTTGCGCTACGTGGTAATCGTAAATCAAATCCTCCATATCGTCGGGCTGGATATACTCCGATGGCACCGATGGCTTACAGCTAATCATGAACGCAGCTGCGGCCACCAAAACAATATGTAAAGCCTTACTCTTCAACGTTATTCGTTTCTTTCTTAAGTGTAATCTTACTTATTTCTTCACGATAGAACAGCAACAGCAGCACTACGCTGACACTGATGCTGGCATCGGCAAAATTAAATACCGGACTAAAGAATACAAAGTGCTGTCCGCCCACAAACGGCATCCATGTGGGCCATTCGGTTTCGATCAGCGGGAAGTAGAACATATCTACCACCTTACCCATGAGGAAAGGTGCATAACCCGTACCAAAATCAACTAAGTATGACAGATAGTAGGGCGACGACTCGTTGAACATCATGCCGTAGAACATGCAATCGATGAGATTGCCTGCAGCACCGGCCAGCACCAACGAGAGGCACACGATATAGCCTGTGCGGGCATTACGTTTTACCTGCTGCCAGATGTAATAACCCAGCACACCGATGGCAACCACACGGAACAATGACAGCACGATCTTGCTGCCTAACTGCATGCCAAAGGCCATGCCCATGTTCTCGATAAACGTGATGTAAAACCAATCGGTAACGCGGATACTCTCGTGCAGCGTCATCGACGTTTTCACCCAGATCTTGATAGCCTGGTCAATAAGGAGAATGGCGACTATGATTAATGTCGCCAATCTTCCTTTTGTAATCAGAGGTCCGTGCGTCACTTTTTCTGGTTCAGCTTAGACTCTACACTCAGTGTTGCATGAGGAACGGCACGCAGACGCTCCTTTGGTATCAGCTTACCGGTAATACGGTCGATACCATAGGTTTTGTTCTCGATGCGAACCAATGCAGCCTTCAGGCCCTGAATGAACTTCTGCTGGCGGGCGGCCATCGAGATCAACTCCTCTTTCGACTGGGTAGCACTACCCTCCTCTAATGCCTTGTAGGTGGGTGATGTATCGTCGACGTCGTTGCTGTCCTCGTTGGTCAGTACGCGCATCATCTGTTCGTAATCACGCTTGGCCAAAGCCATCTTCTCATTGATAATCTGACGGAACTCTTCGAGCTCTTCGTCAGTATAGCGAGTCTTCTCTGCCATAATACTTAATTGTTTAGTTATTGATTATTTTTAATTCTTTGTAACTGTTATGTTCAACTTGAAGTCATCGAACTCAACCTCCTGACCGTCATTGGGTTGTAGAGTAATATCATCGGCCAGAACCTGAGTCTTGATGTAGTCGGCAAAGCTGCTTACAGCCTTCTCAACCTCGGCATTCGGAGCAAGTACCACGCTGATACGGTCGGTAATCTCGAAACCGCTCTCCTTACGGATGTTCTGGATGCGGTTGATGAGCTCGCGGGCCATACCCTCGTTCTTCAACTCCTCGGTGAGTTCAACCTCGAGTGCTACAGTAAGGTTACCCTCGTTGGCTACCAGCCAGCCTGGAATGTCCTCGCTGATAATCTCAACATCTACGGCCTCGACAGTGATGTCCTGACCCTCGACATTGATACCGATGGTACCCTGCTTCTCGAGCTCGGCAATCTGCTCCTGTGTCAGGGCGTCCATTGCGGCAGCTACACTCTTCATGAGCTTACCGAACTTCTTACCCATGGTACGGAAGTTACACTTTACCTTCTTAACCAGCACGCCAGCACCCTCAACAAAACGCAACTCCTTAACGTTAACCTCGTTCATAATCAGGTCCTTAACGGCTTCGATGTGCTTCTTCTGAGTCTCGTCGACAGCAGGAATCATGATGGCCTGCAGTGGCTGGCGCACCTTGATGTTAACCTTGCGGCGCAGGGCCAGAACCATCGAAGTAATCTTCTGTGCCATCTGCATGCGAGCCTCGAGATCCTTATCAATCTGTGCCTCGTCGGCTACTGGGAACTTATCCAGGTGTACTGAGTCGAGCTCACCACCCAGGTCCTTATACAGCTGGTCGGCATAGAATGGTGCGAATGGAGCCAGCAGCTTGGCAACGGTCATCAAGCAGGTGTAGAGAGTCTGATAAGCCGAGAGCTTATCTTCGCTCATCTCCTTACCCCAGAAACGTTTGCGGTTCAAACGTACGAACCAGTTACTCAGGTCGTCGTTTACAAACGCATCGATCAGACGACCGGCACGTGTAGGATCGTAGCCATCCAGCTCGGCCTCGACGCCCTTGATAAGGGTGTTCAGGCATGAGAGGATCCAGCGGTCGATCTCAGGACGCTTATCGAATGCCACCTGTGCTGTTGCGGGGTCGAAACCGTCCACATTAGCATAGAGTGCGAAGAAGCTATAGGTGTTATAGAGTGTTCCGAAGAACTTACGACGTACCTCATCTACGCCCTCTGGGTCGAACTTCAGGTTGTCCCAAGGCTCTGAGTTGGTCATCATATACAGGCGTACAGCATCGCTACCGTACTTGCCAATCATATCGAATGGGTTTACTACGTTACCAACGTGCTTCGACATCTTATTGCCCTTGGCATCGAGCACCAGACCTGAAGAAATTACATTCTTGAAGGCTACTGAGTCGAAGATCATGGTAGCAATAGCGTGCAGGGTGAAGAACCAACCACGGGTCTGGTCGACACCCTCGTTGATAAAGTCGCAAGGGAATGCGATACCCTTATCAATCAAATCCTTATTCTCGAATGGATAGTGGATCTGTGCGTATGGCATAGAACCAGAATCGAACCACACGTCGATCAGGTCGGTCTCGCGCTTCATGGGCTTACCGCTCTCTGATACCAGAATGATGTTATCAACGTATGGACGGTGCAGGTCGATCTTATCGTAGTTCTCCTTGCTCATGTCGCCAGGAACAAAGCCATTGTCCTTCAATGGGTTGCTAGTCATGAAGCCGGCCTTAACAGCCTTCTCGATCTCGTTGTAGAGCTCCTCAACCGAACCGATGCAGATTTCCTTGCCATCCTCGTCGCGCCAGATAGGCAGTGGTGTACCCCAGAAACGTGAACGAGAGAGGTTCCAGTCGTTCAGGTTCTCCAACCAGTTACCAAAGCGGCCTGTACCTGTGCTCTCGGGCTGCCAGTTGATAGTCTTGTTCAGTTCGAACATACGATCCTTCTTGGCAGTTGAGCGGATGAACCAAGAATCCAATGGATAATAGAGTACGGGCTTATCGGTACGCCAGCAGTGAGGATAGTTGTGCACGTGCTTCTCGATCTTGAGTGCGGTGCCCTCCTGCTTCATCTCCATACAGATAACGATGTTCAGGTCCTCGGCCTTAGCGGCTGCCTGCTCGTCGTACTTACCATCCTTGTTGAACTCGGGTGCATAGGCGTTCTTTACGTAGTCGCCAGCGTGGTGACCGTAAGCCTTTACATCTACACACTTCTCAACAAAGTTATTATCCAGTTCGTCCATTACATAGTACTTACCCTGGAGGTCGACCATTGGACGTGTTTCACCTTTCTTATTAATAAGGAACAGGCTTGGGATGTGAGCATCCTTAGCTACCTTGGCGTCATCAGCACCGAAGGTAGGCGCAATATGTACGATACCTGCACCATCCTCGGTGGTTACGTAATCACCAGGGATAACGCGGAAAGCCTCGCTCTCCATCTCAACAAACTGATCCTTGCCATTCTCGCTGGCGAATACCTTCTCAGGATGTGCTGCGGCATACTCCTTTACATAGTCGGCAGCATTCTGATCGAGCTTAGCCGATGGTTTTACCCAAGGCATCAACTGCTGGTACTTCATACCTACCAGCTCCTGACCGGTATAACGGCCTACGATGCGGTAAGGTACAAACTTCTCGCCCTTGTTGTACTCAGGCATCTCGTCGCCATCGGTGATGTTACCCTCGGGTGAGAGATAAGCATTCAGTCGGCTCTCGGCCAGAATGATGGTCATCTTCTCGCCGTTGTAGGCGTTGTAGGTCTGTACTGCTACGTAATCAATCTTCGGACCTACGCAGAGTGCGGTGTTCGAAGGCAATGTCCAAGGAGTGGTTGTCCAGGCTACGAAGTAAGCCTCGCCCCACTTGGTCCACTCTTCCTTAGGATCGAGGGCCTTGAACAGCGCTGTAACAGTGGTGTCCTTTACATCGCGATAGCAACCAGGCTGGTTCAGCTCGTGTGAGCTCAGACCAGTACCGGCACCTGGCGAATATGGCTGGATGGTGTAACCCTTGTAAAGCAGGCCCTTGTTGTAGAACTGCTGCAGGAGCCACCACAGTGTCTCGATATACTTGTTGTCGTAGGTAATGTAAGGATTATCCAGATCAACAAAATAGCCCATCTTCTCGGTGAGGTCGCGCCACTCCTGTGTGAACATCATCACGTTCTCGCGGCACTTCTTGTTATAATCCTCGGTTGAGATGTACTTCTCTGATGCTTTGTTGTCGATATCAGCCTTGGTAATGCCCAGCTCCTTCTCAACGCCCAACTCTACGGGCAGTCCGTGGGTATCCCAACCAGCCTTACGCTTTACCTGATAACCCTTCATGGTCTTATAACGGTTGAAGGTATCCTTAATGGTACGAGCCAGCACGTGGTGAATACCTGGATGACCGTTAGCCGAGGGAGGACCCTCGAAGAATACAAACTGTGGACATCCCTCACGTTCGTCAACCGAACGCCAGAATACGTTCTTCTCGCGCCACATCTCCAGGATATCATTGTTAACCTGGGTCAGATTCAAGCCGTTATGTTCTGCAAACTTCTTTGCCATATCCTACTTTTTTAGCTTCTATATTTTAACCTTTATTATTTAGCGTGCAAAGGTAGTGAAATTATCTGACCTGACCAAAGAAATAAATAATTTTAAGATTTATCCGCGAAAAAATGCGCAAAAATTTCGTATATCCAAATAATTTGCCTATATTTGCCGTCATAATTCTAATAATAACAACTTAAAACAATCGAATTTTAACGTATGATTACATTTACAATGGTTCTGCAGCTCTGTATCGTACTTGGTGCGCTGTGGGTTGGTTCCCGTTATGGCAGTCTGGCCTTGGGAGCTATTTCGGGAATTGGATTGGCTATTCTGGTGTTTGGCTTCGGACTTAAACCAGGAACGCCACCAACAGATGTTATTTACATCATCATTGCTGCTGTAACGTGTGCAGGAATCATGCAGGCTTCGGGCGGTATGGACTGGCTGATACAGATAGCCGAAAAGCTGCTGCGCAAGCATCCTGACCACATCACGTTTTTTGCACCGCTATGCACATTCTTCCTGACGGTGCTGGTAGGAACAGGTCACGTGGTTTACACGCTGATGCCTATCATCTGCGACATCGCGCTTAAGAAAGGTATCCGTCCGGAGCGCCCGTGTGGTGTTGCCTCTATTGCCTCGCAGGTTGGTATCACGTGTTCGCCTATTGCTGCGGCTGTGGTGGCCTTCGTCACCATTTCTAATGCCAACCACTTCGACATCACCATTCCTCGTGTACTCATGATCAGCATTCCTGCTTGTCTTTGCGGACTGATGGCAGCTGCTGCCGCTTCGTATCATCGCGGACTTGACCTGGATAAGGATCCTGAGTTCCAGAAGAAGATTGCCGATCCTATTCAGCGCGAGTATATCTACGGTTCGAACGCTACCACACTCGACAGACAGATTCCACAGTCGGCAAAGAATGCTGTATTTATCTTCCTGGGTGCGCTGGCTGTTATCGTAGTGTTTGCTGCCCTACCCGACCTGCTGCCTTCTTACCCCACCGTTAAGGCGGTTAAGGGTGCTGGCGACCTGACGCTTGCAAGCGGTGTTACCATCACGGCTTCGGCGCTGGCCAAAGCTGGTGTTGTGGCCGAAGGATTTACCGAGAAAGGTATGGTGGACCTGAAGATGAACTTGGTGATTCAGATTGTGATGATTTCGGCAGCTGCGCTGATGATTATCTTCTGTAAGGCTCAACCTAAGAAGGCGGTGGCTGGTCCGGTTTGGCAATCAGGTATGGTTGCGGTAGTTGCCATCTATGGTATCGCCTGGTTGGCCGACACATACTTCTCGAACTACATGAGCGAGATGCAGTCGATGCTGGCCGACATTGTCAAGGAATATCCATGGAGTATTGCTATCGTATTCTTCCTGGTTTCGGTGCTCATCAACTCGCAGGGTGCGGTGGTTGTAGCCATGCTGCCGTTGGCCTATAAGCTGGGTATCCCTGGTCCCGTACTGCTGGGTGTGCTGCCAGCCGTTTACGGTTACTTCTTTATCCCTAACTACCCATCGGATATCGCTACCGTTAACTTCGACCGTTCGGGCACTACGGTGATTGGTAAATACCTGCTGAACCACTCGTTCATGATGCCTGGCTTGATTAGCGTATTCACCTCTACGATAGTAGCTTATCTGCTTTCAATGATATTCTACTAAAAGGTATAAAAATAGCCCTCGCCGATGTGACGAGGGCTTCTTTTTTTATCTATATGCTTTAGAGATTCAAGCTCTTCTTCAGGGCCTCGATCTTCTCCTCGGCAGCCTTGGTGCAGCGCTCGTAATCGGCAGCATCCTTAAAGCTGGCATCCTTCACCTCGGTGTAGAACTTAATCTTTGGCTCGGTACCTGAAGGACGAACTGATACCTTTGTACCATCCTCGCAGAACCACTGCAGAACGTTGCTGGTGTCAGGCATATTCAACTTCTCAACACTACCGTCGGCCTTCTTAGCCTCCAGAGTCTTGTAGTCCTTCCACAGGCAAACCTTGCTACCACCCAGCTCCTTTGGAGGATTAGCGCGGAAGTCGGCCATCATCTGCTTAATCTCGTCGGCACCGGTCTTACCAGGACGAACCACATTGATGGTTACCTCCTTAGAGAATCCGTACTCCTTGTAGATATTCATCAGCAGGTCGTACAGAGTCATACCGTTATCGCGAGCCCATGCAGCAATCTCACAAATCAAGCAGATAGATGCTGGAGAATCCTTATCGCGAACCTTATCGAATGGCAGGAATCCGAAGCTCTCCTCACCACCACCGATGTACTTCTTAACGCCCTCAGAGATGCGAATCTCGTTGGCAATCCACTTGAAGCCTGTATAGCAGTCGCGATACTCTACGCCGTTCTTCTTAGCAATCTCGGCAATCACCTCGGTAGTAACGATGGTCTTTACCAGGAACTCGTTGCCCTTGAGCTGACCGAGCTTCTTCTTGTTGGCGATGATGTACCATGAGAACATCATACAGGTCTGGTTACCATTCAGAATCTCCCACTCGCCCTTAGCGTTGCGGCAAACGATAGCCAAACGGTCGGCATCTGGGTCAGAAGCGATTACCAGGTCGGCATTCAGGCGTGTACCAAGCTTCATACCCAGTGTCATAGCCTCGGCATTCTCGGGGTTAGGACTAACTACTGTGGGGAAGTTACCATCGATAACCATCTGCTCGGGAACCACGTGGATATTCTGGAAGCCCCATGAACGCAGAGCCTCAGGAATAATGACGCGACCAGTTCCGTGCATGGGGCTGTAAACGATATTCAGGTCCTTCTGGCGCAGGATGACATCCTGATCAACCATAGCCTCCTTAACAGCCTGCAGGTAATCCCAGTCCATCTCACCACCGATGATGTCGATGAGCTCCTTGTTACCATTGAACTTAACGTCCTCGATCTTTACCTTGTTAACCTCGTCGATGATACCCTTATCGTGTGGAGCCAGCACCTGAGCACCATCGTCCCAGTATGCCTTGTAGCCATTATACTCACGAGGGTTGTGCGATGCGGTTACGTTTACGCCAGCCTGACAGCCCAGCTGACGGATGGCGAACGAAATCTCAGGTGTTGGGCGAAGGCTCTCGAACAGATAAACCTTAATGCCGTTAGCCGAGAAAATGTCTGCTACAGTCTCTGCAAACATACGACCGTTGTTGCGGCAATCGTGACCTACAACAACCGAGCTCTGCTTGCCTGGGAATGCCTTCAGGATATAGTTGGCAAAACCCTGTGTAGCCATACCTACAATGTACTTGTTCATGCGGTTGGTACCAGCACCCATAATACCACGAAGGCCACCTGTACCAAACTCAAGATTCTGATAGAAAGCATCGATCAGCGCTGTCTTGTCAGCATTGTCGAGCATTGCCTGTACTTCCTTACGTGTCTCCTCATCAAAGGCTGGAGAAAGCCATTCCTTAGCCCGTGCCTCGCACTGAGCAATCAGTTGAGCGTTGTCTGCCATAATCTTTCTGTTTTATTTCTTTAGATTATAAATAAATTCTATTTTGCGAAATTACAAAAATAAAACGAGAAACGACCTAAATCATCTCTCGTTTTATAATTCATTAACTAATTAATTCTTCTTATCTTACTTCTTCAGCAGTTTATCGATTTCATCAAACTGTTTACCCATATTCAGGTTGAAGTAGATGCGATATAATGCGGGCGCCCACTTATCGAGCTCGCTTGGAGCCATTTCGCGATATTTTTCCATATAGGGGCGAGCCTTTTCGTACATCTTCAGAATCTGCTTCTTGTTCTTTCGGGGATCCATGCGCTGGGCAATGTTCAAGCAGGCCAAACCGGCTGTGTAATAAATGTCGGGCTGCTCTGGGTTTACCTCAATCAGCTGCTCGCTGAACTTCAGGCAGTCGTTATACTTCTTCATGTTCAGCATCACGGTGCTCTTGGCAAACAGATACAGCTCGTTGAGCGAGTCGATAGCCAATGCCTCGTTAACCACACTGTCAGCCATCTGATAGTTGCCGCGAGTGTTGTAAACATCCATCAGTCGGGGAAAGAAGTAGTTGGATTTGGGGTACTTCTTAAAGCCCTGCCAAAGGGTTGCGATATGCATCGAGTCGTCGTCGAGTTTATCCCATGCTTCGGCCATATACTGCAAGGTGTACTCCAGCTTCTGCTCGTCGCGCTGGGCTGTAGCTGCATGGCGCAGGGTAAGTACAGGGTCGTTCAAGCGATAGCCGCAATAGGTAGCCCAGTAAGCCACCTCGCCCATCTTGGGGTCCTTGTACATATAGTCGTAGCCTGTAAACAACGGCTGTCGGTCGCAGTCGAGATAGGTCTCAAAGAATTCAAGTGCGGTCATGAAATCGCCCTTCTTGAGATGGTGGGCGCCTCCGTAATAGATATTGGGGCGATAACCATTCATCTTGGCAGCGTTATCCTTGCGATATTCGGGGTGCGAGTTACCTTTCTTGTCGGGTATGGCATCGATAGAATCCAATTTCTCGGCTACGGTAAACATACGCTTAGCCAGATTAAAGAAGGCAGCTGTATCAACCTTCTGCTTGATATACATCTTCTCGTTAATGGCCAGATACTGCTTCTCAACCGACTGCAACCAGATGTCGTATATACGTACGTTCTGCTGGTTGGCAGAATCCTTCAGCAAGTCGGTCATCAGCTTCTCTGCCTGCTCTAAATTCTTCCCACTCTTCAGTATGGTTCGTGCTTCGCCAATCTGCTTACGCTGAGCGCTCATAGGGGCACTCATTATCACGCAGCTTATGGCCATAATTATCAATCTCTTCATCCAGTTTATACCTTATTATATATATAAGCGGGTGCAAAGGTATAAAAAAATGCTTAAAATGTTTGCAAACTACAGATTTTTTAGTATTTTTGCATCGTATTTATCAACTAATAACCTATTTGGGGCATGAAAAAGAAATATCTTTTATTGGGTTACGCAGTTATTGCGCTTTGTATTTTTATTATTCTATTAGCCATCACTGTTACGTCAATTGCAGGCGCTCAGGGAGCGCGAAACCATATGGCCAATCCAGAGAATCGTAAAGGTATCTACGATACGGCCGCCAAAGTGAGCAGAGATACTGGACTGAAGTTCCCGGAGTTCCGCATTAAGGAGCACAAACCTGGCGAATATCTGGAAGGTGGACAGTTCCGCGATACTCTGATTGTGTATTTCTACAAGGGTATCCCCGACTCTGTTTATCGCTCGTTCGAAGAGCGTGCTAAGAGCATCGAGGCTGGTAACGACAGCTGCAAGAGCGTAGAGATCGACAGCGTTACTTATAACTATCAGGACTTTTATGTAGGTGGTTTCTCAAGCTATGTAGGTGTGCAGGTATCCAGGAATTCGCCTTACGGTCGCATCATCTTCGGCAACTGGAAGCCAGCTAAGAAGTAGTTTGGTATAAACTTTGCAAAGATTTCAAGGAAAAGTTTGGTAGGTTCGAAAAAAATAACTACCTTTGCAGCCGATTTCTTAAAAAGAAGTCAAACAAGGCTGGTTCGGTAGCTCAGCTGGATAGAGCAACTGCCTTCTAAGCAGTAGGTCTTGGGTTCGAGCCCCAACCGAATCACAACAAAAAAGGTTAGCGAGTTGCTAACCTTTTTTGTTGTTTACTTAAATATTACCTTGCTTCGGCAACATTCGGTATCGCCATCTTTGCAGATGCGGATGCAATATTCGTTCTCGCCTGTCTGCATGCGGTAGAACGAGAGCGTATCACCCTGATGGGCCTCGGCTACGTAAGCTATTTCGAAACGCTTAATCTGATGCTCACGATACCAATCCAAATCCCATAAGTCGAGCACATGCTCGATGTACTTCACGGAATTGATATGCCCATTGATATCTACATCGTTATATTTGGTTTCTACTGTACCAACCAGCTGGGCGCTATCGTCCATCTTTACACGACCGCCTTTATCAATGGGGCATTCCTTGTCATCTACAATCCAGTTGTTGATGGCACCGTTGTCAATCGCAAAGATATCGGTTGGCTGGCGGGTTTCGGTATCAATCATGGCCCAGATACTGCGTCCGTAGCCATATACCTTACCATCCTCGCCTACTACACGGAAGTTACGACTGGTAAAGAAACGCATAGCACTCTCAACCCATGTCTCAACATTAAACTTAGTGTACATCTGTGGCATCTCGTCCATCTCGATGGCCAGTCGTGAGAGTACCCACGAACGCTTGATGGTCATGAGATATTTCATGCCAAAACCACGTGCCGACGAGTGATAATCGGCTGCATTCAGCATGTGATTGCCCATATGGCCCATAAACAATCGCTGCGAAAAGTCGCAGTGAAAGGGCTCTGCTAAAAATTCATATTTTCCTACTTTATCCATTCTCCTGTCTCGACTCTAAGAATTCACTAACCTGCTCCTGCATACCACGGGTTACGGCAATACGTCCGCTACGGGTGTACTGTAGCACGCAACCAAACGTGTCGAGGGCGCGGAACAACGAAATAATATCCTCGGTTACACCATGCATCTGTACAATGGTATAGGTGGGATTCACCTCGATCATGCTGGCCTGGAACCTGCGGATAGTACGCGATATCTCAGGATTCTCGAGCACCATCGGGGTTGACAGCTTGTAAAGACCCGATTCACGGATAAACAGCTGTTCGTCGGTAAAGAAGTTGGCCTTTACCACATCTATCTTCTTCTCAATCTGACGGGTAATCTTTACTATCTGATCTTCGTTGCTCCAAGCAGTGATGGTGTACTTATGTACGCCAGGAATACTTGATGCCGATACATTCAAGCTCTCGATATTTACTTGGCGACGGGTGAACACAGCTGTAATCTGATTCAGAATACCAGCCACATTCTCCGAGTAAACCAGCAGTGTATATAATTTCTTCTTATTTTCCATAATTATCAAAACTATTAAATCTCAAGCTGCATTTTGTCAACGTCCATACCTG is a genomic window of Xylanibacter ruminicola 23 containing:
- a CDS encoding DUF4296 domain-containing protein encodes the protein MISCKPSVPSEYIQPDDMEDLIYDYHVAQGIAAQQEGNQDYNRRLTFELVLKKHGLTQAEFDSSLVYYYTRADRFQEIYKHVQERLNTEAEKYGAAVGDVQIAAASLSGDTADVWKGNRALLLFNDRPYHLYQFAQKADTAYRAGDSFMLSMNTTWLMQQGNRQASVYMAVTYANDSTVKQYSTVSSSGITNLRIPYCKERVKEIKGFVMCGMRPSTDPTSNLCLLFVNNIQLFRFHNKLTNQPVVPQQPDSIHELQPDTAQYDSLRRPGRHVAGRPLTIGDIQKMHKKETKK
- a CDS encoding lipoprotein signal peptidase yields the protein MATLIIVAILLIDQAIKIWVKTSMTLHESIRVTDWFYITFIENMGMAFGMQLGSKIVLSLFRVVAIGVLGYYIWQQVKRNARTGYIVCLSLVLAGAAGNLIDCMFYGMMFNESSPYYLSYLVDFGTGYAPFLMGKVVDMFYFPLIETEWPTWMPFVGGQHFVFFSPVFNFADASISVSVVLLLLFYREEISKITLKKETNNVEE
- a CDS encoding TraR/DksA family transcriptional regulator, which gives rise to MAEKTRYTDEELEEFRQIINEKMALAKRDYEQMMRVLTNEDSNDVDDTSPTYKALEEGSATQSKEELISMAARQQKFIQGLKAALVRIENKTYGIDRITGKLIPKERLRAVPHATLSVESKLNQKK
- the ileS gene encoding isoleucine--tRNA ligase, encoding MAKKFAEHNGLNLTQVNNDILEMWREKNVFWRSVDEREGCPQFVFFEGPPSANGHPGIHHVLARTIKDTFNRYKTMKGYQVKRKAGWDTHGLPVELGVEKELGITKADIDNKASEKYISTEDYNKKCRENVMMFTQEWRDLTEKMGYFVDLDNPYITYDNKYIETLWWLLQQFYNKGLLYKGYTIQPYSPGAGTGLSSHELNQPGCYRDVKDTTVTALFKALDPKEEWTKWGEAYFVAWTTTPWTLPSNTALCVGPKIDYVAVQTYNAYNGEKMTIILAESRLNAYLSPEGNITDGDEMPEYNKGEKFVPYRIVGRYTGQELVGMKYQQLMPWVKPSAKLDQNAADYVKEYAAAHPEKVFASENGKDQFVEMESEAFRVIPGDYVTTEDGAGIVHIAPTFGADDAKVAKDAHIPSLFLINKKGETRPMVDLQGKYYVMDELDNNFVEKCVDVKAYGHHAGDYVKNAYAPEFNKDGKYDEQAAAKAEDLNIVICMEMKQEGTALKIEKHVHNYPHCWRTDKPVLYYPLDSWFIRSTAKKDRMFELNKTINWQPESTGTGRFGNWLENLNDWNLSRSRFWGTPLPIWRDEDGKEICIGSVEELYNEIEKAVKAGFMTSNPLKDNGFVPGDMSKENYDKIDLHRPYVDNIILVSESGKPMKRETDLIDVWFDSGSMPYAQIHYPFENKDLIDKGIAFPCDFINEGVDQTRGWFFTLHAIATMIFDSVAFKNVISSGLVLDAKGNKMSKHVGNVVNPFDMIGKYGSDAVRLYMMTNSEPWDNLKFDPEGVDEVRRKFFGTLYNTYSFFALYANVDGFDPATAQVAFDKRPEIDRWILSCLNTLIKGVEAELDGYDPTRAGRLIDAFVNDDLSNWFVRLNRKRFWGKEMSEDKLSAYQTLYTCLMTVAKLLAPFAPFYADQLYKDLGGELDSVHLDKFPVADEAQIDKDLEARMQMAQKITSMVLALRRKVNIKVRQPLQAIMIPAVDETQKKHIEAVKDLIMNEVNVKELRFVEGAGVLVKKVKCNFRTMGKKFGKLMKSVAAAMDALTQEQIAELEKQGTIGINVEGQDITVEAVDVEIISEDIPGWLVANEGNLTVALEVELTEELKNEGMARELINRIQNIRKESGFEITDRISVVLAPNAEVEKAVSSFADYIKTQVLADDITLQPNDGQEVEFDDFKLNITVTKN
- a CDS encoding anaerobic C4-dicarboxylate transporter, with product MITFTMVLQLCIVLGALWVGSRYGSLALGAISGIGLAILVFGFGLKPGTPPTDVIYIIIAAVTCAGIMQASGGMDWLIQIAEKLLRKHPDHITFFAPLCTFFLTVLVGTGHVVYTLMPIICDIALKKGIRPERPCGVASIASQVGITCSPIAAAVVAFVTISNANHFDITIPRVLMISIPACLCGLMAAAAASYHRGLDLDKDPEFQKKIADPIQREYIYGSNATTLDRQIPQSAKNAVFIFLGALAVIVVFAALPDLLPSYPTVKAVKGAGDLTLASGVTITASALAKAGVVAEGFTEKGMVDLKMNLVIQIVMISAAALMIIFCKAQPKKAVAGPVWQSGMVAVVAIYGIAWLADTYFSNYMSEMQSMLADIVKEYPWSIAIVFFLVSVLINSQGAVVVAMLPLAYKLGIPGPVLLGVLPAVYGYFFIPNYPSDIATVNFDRSGTTVIGKYLLNHSFMMPGLISVFTSTIVAYLLSMIFY